Proteins encoded in a region of the Trypanosoma brucei gambiense DAL972 chromosome 4, complete sequence genome:
- a CDS encoding ATP-dependent RNA helicase, putative, translating into MGKKTRDGPKGGVGNAIKEMSTTTVTTTTTTSGEGKWTSSEGGNLLTWLSQVAPQQQKQNQQSRGAIDYLNKANARKNAKASKSSAGRPPAAETTSTKPEVPKPRSLQQPQQQKDQDNAGTNAVEKLAALFPEKQVKEAPAPNAKVGNPIAARVGAEGPKRNEKERRNETVRAQRHRGEREVKKERLQRRLEMMKEAQKFHEEALRTDPEYQKRFQTFQELQAAQQVAHSTFLDRYAKQGSLNINTIVSERIDIPVILNLIDQHDVVFICTDTGSGKSTSVPKALLELSNDTRVVSTQPRRTATVSIATRVAELRREAVGEDVGYWIRGDKCGDVQTRLWYMTSYTLLLHLLNTPLRPPFTHIVLDEFHERQPDIEVTVALLRLCLLRRTAQFKLILMSATLDTEGWEAYFAGLKVATYKQSEPKHLIHDYFMEDVCTLVGTMYDEPPNIVQRGVEYPLMEKHTAIAQALLLYLNTCTDPQHAILVFLPGRGQVEQMHMWLELNLRKPVDIIPWHSAVDLSVIQEAIKRRGHNRQKIYLATDIAEVSITLPDVVFVIDMVLVKRPKVNKENPATVLHPPLMTQWVSKGNIAQRRGRIGRVQQGFYFCLLSAEAVAALPEHMHPPIENSRIDELSLHCLQLVSNPVAIFSICHGQPLLETIATAMDTLCNLGCILHRKDPLAVGECISEIHTNSEWSPLVLEEAKNVVFADIDEYEYTFVGRLLQLIPVSPLPGMLVLYGFFTGLESLTILAAAVTSSLSPFAPNQPEKKRRWRHDVAGAMEETENSMREMCCGMRSDILAVMKAVLLFRVQFAKSGEDVTAAKMWCAQHHLSYDKLRSILDLEQHIKYELANFIPVRDVPDATVLLNQLEKAAAVMLVMTNVAFVSQALEVVSEGNTYQKTKETAVGIFMDVVAVPDIHSPSCLRWQEGEIIVPVQLSLMGNKMLASFSTAISSHKQFWLSLLLLTHKVMYAVFADDEGEFYVFSVKYYSTERYLETDAATGSAILQFRQMLSSVGQALRLLRDYQHLYDDEFADVLNDHGLKPLRDMQCEVVTAMAAFFNNTENITVDEVEHEEDDLDEVSMISLALPKRG; encoded by the coding sequence ATGGGCAAGAAGACCAGGGATGGACCAAAAGGAGGGGTAGGCAATGCAATCAAGGAAATGAGTACTACCACAgtgacgacaacaacaacaaccagtGGCGAGGGGAAATGGACTTCGAGTGAAGGAGGCAATCTTCTAACTTGGTTGTCGCAGGTTGCaccgcagcagcaaaagcaaaatcagCAGTCGCGCGGTGCCATTGATTATCTTAATAAGGCAAATGCACGGAAGAATGCAAAGGCATCGAAATCATCGGCAGGTCGGCCTCCCGCAGCGGAAACGACGTCCACGAAACCAGAAGTACCAAAACCCCGATCTCTCCAGCAgccgcaacaacaaaaggaccAAGACAACGCAGGAACAAATGCTGTGGAGAAGCTCGCGGCCCTTTTCCCTGAAAAGCAAGTGAAAGAAGCCCCTGCGCCGAATGCGAAGGTTGGGAACCCCATAGCCGCGCGAGTTGGTGCAGAGGGCCCCAAGAGGAACGAGAAAGAAAGACGGAATGAAACGGTGCGCGCACAGCGGCACCGCGGGGAGCGTGAGGTAAAGAAAGAGCGACTGCAGCGACGCCTCGAGATGATGAAGGAAGCGCAGAAGTTCCACGAGGAGGCGCTGCGCACTGATCCCGAGTACCAAAAGAGGTTCCAAACGTTTCAGGAACTCCAGGCAGCTCAACAAGTTGCGCATTCAACCTTCCTTGACCGATACGCCAAACAAGGGAGTTTGAATATCAACACTATTGTTAGCGAGCGTATTGACATTCCTGTTATTCTCAACCTTATTGATCAGCACGATGTTGTTTTCATATGCACCGATACAGGAAGTGGGAAGAGCACTTCGGTTCCAAAAGCGCTTCTTGAATTATCTAATGACACTCGTGTGGTGAGCACGCAGCCCCGTCGTACAGCCACAGTTTCCATAGCCACTCGAGTTGCCGAACTCCGCCGGGAAGCAGTTGGCGAGGACGTTGGATATTGGATTCGGGGAGATAAGTGTGGTGATGTGCAAACGCGGCTTTGGTACATGACAAGTTATACGCTTCTACTGCATCTGCTGAACACTCCACTCCGGCCGCCCTTCACGCACATCGTCCTTGATGAGTTTCACGAGCGGCAGCCGGACATTGAAGTGACAGTGGCATTGCTACGCTTGTGCCTCCTTCGACGTACCGCACAGTTTAAACTTATCTTGATGAGCGCGACACTTGACACGGAGGGCTGGGAAGCGTATTTTGCTGGGCTGAAGGTGGCAACGTACAAACAAAGTGAACCCAAGCATCTGATCCACGACTACTTTATGGAGGATGTGTGCACGCTTGTTGGAACAATGTATGACGAACCACCGAACATTGTGCAACGCGGAGTGGAATACCCACTGATGGAAAAGCACACTGCAATTGCGCAGGCACTTCTATTATACCTCAACACTTGCACCGATCCCCAGCACGCAATTCTTGTCTTCCTACCTGGCCGTGGTCAGGTTGAGCAAATGCATATGTGGCTCGAGTTGAACCTTCGCAAACCTGTGGACATCATCCCGTGGCATAGCGCTGTGGATCTCTCGGTGATTCAGGAAGCCATCAAACGCCGTGGGCACAATCGCCAGAAAATATACCTCGCAACGGATATTGCTGAGGTATCCATTACCCTTCCCGATGTAGTCTTTGTTATTGACATGGTGTTGGTGAAGAGGCCAAAGGTTAACAAGGAGAACCCTGCGACCGTGTTGCACCCGCCACTCATGACACAGTGGGTATCCAAAGGGAACATTGCCCAACGCCGTGGTCGCATTGGCCGCGTTCAACAGGGGTTTTActtctgtttgctttccGCTGAAGCTGTCGCCGCCCTACCGGAGCATATGCATCCTCCTATTGAAAACTCACGCATTGATGAGCTTTCACTGCATTGCCTGCAGCTTGTGTCTAATCCTGTTGCAATATTTAGTATTTGTCACGGTCAGCCACTGCTAGAGACCATCGCCACCGCGATGGATACACTCTGCAACCTAGGCTGTATATTGCACCGTAAAGATCCATTGGCAGTTGGTGAGTGCATTTCTGAGATCCATACCAATAGCGAATGGAGCCCACTGGTTCTGGAGGAGGCGAAAAATGTTGTATTCGCCGATATCGATGAATACGAGTACACGTTTGTCGGTCGCCTACTCCAACTCATTCCTGTTTCTCCACTTCCCGGTATGCTTGTTCTCTACGGCTTCTTCACTGGGTTGGAGTCGCTAACGATTTTGGCAGCAGCCGTGACGAGTAGCCTCTCGCCCTTCGCACCTAACCAACCTGAGAAGAAGCGACGGTGGCGACATGACGTGGCTGGAGCAATGGAAGAAACGGAGAACTCTATGCGCGAAATGTGCTGCGGTATGCGAAGCGATATTTTGGCTGTGATGAAGGCCGTTCTATTGTTTCGTGTACAGTTTGCTAAAAGTGGAGAAGATGTCACCGCAGCGAAGATGTGGTGCGCACAACATCATCTAAGCTACGACAAGCTGAGGAGCATCTTGGATCTTGAACAACACATCAAGTACGAATTGGCCAATTTCATTCCTGTCCGCGACGTCCCTGATGCAACCGTACTCCTCAATCAATTGGAGAAAGCGGCCGCTGTTATGCTCGTTATGACAAATGTTGCGTTCGTTTCTCAAGCACTGGAGGTTGTTTCGGAAGGCAACACCTACCAAAAGACCAAGGAAACAGCGGTGGGAATCTTCATGGATGTTGTTGCCGTCCCAGATATTCACTCACCGAGTTGTCTCCGCTGGCAGGAGGGTGAAATTATTGTACCTGTGCAACTCTCTTTGATGGGTAACAAGATGCTGGCCAGCTTCTCCACCGCAATTTCTTCGCATAAGCAGTTCTGGCTCTCGCTTCTCCTCCTAACACATAAAGTCATGTATGCTGTTTTCGCCGATGATGAGGGAGAATTTTATGTCTTTTCCGTCAAATACTACAGTACGGAGCGGTACTTGGAGACAGATGCAGCCACGGGGAGCGCCATTCTTCAGTTCCGTCAGATGCTGAGCAGCGTTGGTCAGGCGCTGAGGCTCCTACGGGACTACCAACATTTGTATGATGATGAGTTTGCGGATGTACTTAACGACCATGGGCTTAAACCCCTTCGTGACATGCAGTGCGAAGTCGTTACCGCAATGGCGGCATTCTTCAATAACACAGAAAACATAACAGTGGACGAAGTGGAACATGAAGAAGATGATCTCGACGAGGTTTCAATGATTAGTCTAGCCCTACCAAAGCGTGGCTGA